The Cryptomeria japonica unplaced genomic scaffold, Sugi_1.0 HiC_scaffold_28, whole genome shotgun sequence DNA window TTGGAGACTCCAACTTTATTCCAATCATTAAGAGCCAAATTTCCACTTTTCtttctataatttcctaggttgaatacacttcatcaAATCACTGAAATATTTTGATAAGTGACCCACAATCTAATTTTCTTTAGATGCAATAATATACCAAGTTTGAATGTTTTCCAAAATGTCATGCAACTCAAGAAACTTTAATAGATGGTAGTCTCCCAACAGGTTGGCAAGACCGCTAGCTCTAATACCTATGTAAGACACCACCTCAGATGTAGCAActctttttttataattttccccaattttagagaattgtcattaagacaaatattttgcatgcattttatagaAGAGTTTTCATATTGAGGTATTTGGTGATATTTTGTTGATTAGAAAGCAACATATATGTTGTTAGTGAACTTATTTCATGAGTACTTTATTTTGATATGTTTGTCTCCATATTTGTAACATATTGTATCATTTAGTAAAAAAACATCATATTTCCTAGTTCATGTTGTATCATTCAGTATGTTTGTTAGAAAGAAAGGTGTCACTCTAATGGATTACAAGCAAGTCTAGAATAAGACTGCCTAACTATATTTTCTACTGATATCCTATCTCATAAGGAGGAAATTGAGGATGAACTCTTGGTTTAGGTGTAGGAGAGGTTATAGTCAGGCAAAGGGAAGCAattatccttcaatctcaatgGAAGATTAGTGCATTTACATGCTTTTATATTGCCATCTGAATGACTCTATTTTTTGGgtgttttttaaattagtttttgggtGCTACGAGGCTCCATATTTTAGTGCCATAGGATGTAATCATAGAATATGGCTGTTAAGGAATTCTATTTGGCTAATGTGAAGATTGTGGACAGGTTTACCACGAGCTAGGTATACATAGTTATTGAATCTTTTTATGCAGTTTTATTTCTCTTCATATGTAAGTCTCTGTGTCTAGAATATGATAGGGTATGAGATGCCATCATATGGCTGCAAGGAATATTTCTACTCTATTAGTGTTTTTTAGTGTGTATATTATAGTGTATttggatatttttataaaaaattaatatatatgcaATAATAATTTATCTATGTAATCTAGCAATTGTAGCTACAAATACTCATTGTTAATAGAGGATTTAATGCTATTAGAATATTGCATATTTTATATATAGTTTTGAAACATAATTTGCATGGAACTCATTTAATGTTGGTTTTTTTAATTGAACGTCATAGGCCTAGACATTGTGTACATCTAAACAAGGTGTTTTTGCTTGATCTATTAGGTCAGGAAAGCTAAGTGAAATATTACTCATAAATCTTGAATGCAACTTCTAGGAAGTTAATTCCAATTGATTGATGGGCATGGATCACTTGATAGTGTAGTGTAGTCGATTGCTTACAAATACAATTTCACACTCACTTTGGACCCACTTTGGACGTTATGTTCAGTTCATGTATGATTGTGCTTAGTTTCAGGAATGTTTTTGAATACTAGGTGCAATCCGCTACTCATGAGCGTTGTTCTCGTCTAAATTTTGCGCAGTTTGAGTTGTTGTTGGATAGTAGCTCTCGTGTCTCACAAATTTGTTCGAATCGCTCTATGAGTCCTTCAAAGGTGAAATCTAAATTCCATGAGGCATTCTGATAGTTTGATACTATCCCATAAGTTTTATAAATAGCGACGTTTTAAAATACTCATATACATCTTGTGTATTTTTTAATTGTACTTCCAATAAGGTAAATGATTTATTTCTTAGTCCAACCTTTACTTTTATGGTTCTTCCTTCAAGTGGAGCTTGATACTCATTTTGCACAAAAAATAGACATTATAGTATGTAATATTTAAAGGGGAGGAGGATAGTGAATAGATCATTGTTTTATTTATATACATCCTACAGTTTGCTACTCAAACACTAGCTTATTTCTATTTTAGGCTAACTTTTATGTATAAAAATCTGATTCGTTCTTAAATTTTTTATCCTACTAGAATTGAAACTTTTAGGGTCCTATTTCCAAAAGTCCTCTATGATCTCTAGGTTGAATTACGTTAACTTGAATCTTAGGAGGTTCAAGATTTGCTtcccatttttttttattgtactcCCATCCAAATAGAAGTGGATCTAAAATAAAGAACGTTTCCTTTTTAAAAACTCCATACATATTGAGTAATATTGCTAAGTTATTGAAAAAATTCTATGGATAACAATCTATCTATGAGAAATTTGGTAAGCCGAAAGGGTTACTCATAATTGTGCAATATTATCATTGTATGTTGTTGTCTAAGGAACGAGTCCAAAAAACTAAAAAGTATTAGTAGATTTTGGAGATTGCATGTGTCCAAACCGAATCTATGGTCATCTTTAGCAAGTCCATGAAATTTCGTATGTAGGCTGATTGCAAAAATACTAGGCAAAAAGTGGcattttaataaatgattaaatatataAGAAAGAAAGAGTACTTAAGAAATTATTGTCCAATAAAATTGGCTATTTGATATTGTATTATAGTTTCCTTGGATTATACATAATTGATTTCAAGGATTTGGTATTGAGCTCATGTAAAGCTCCTAACTTAAAATCATACACTTGTCATTCACGATTTAAtcaaaaaatgaaatcaagaataaaaaatgcatcctttatattttgttgatagttgataagattgattggtaaAGAAGGAAGCTCAATATTTTCACCATCACAATTTAGTTCCTTATCAAGAAAGCTAACTTGATTCTTTGTAGTCCCTTATGTCTTCTTCAAGCTCTCATAAATTAAATGCAATGCCTCCCCATCATGGGGAAGTTGCGGCATTACCATAGTAGCCTCCACAATAATTGTCACATCCCTAGACAATCATTGTTTTAGAATTATAATGTGTTGGATGTATACTTGTATAATCTTAAAGTATGGGTGCAATTGAGCGACAATAAAATGTGCTAGTGTAGAGCTATATACCTAGAAACCAAATATTTGGTAATCTCATAATTATAGATAGTATGGCATGCATACATGCAATCCTCAACTAAAGTTCTCggtagatttagatagcactagaaCATTCATATTGTCACTAATTCTGAGGATTAGAGAAAGATTTGAGAACTTACCCTTGTTGactatttttacaaattttgtatGAAGGTATTTTGGGCTACAACAGAGCTGAGGCGTATTATCTCTTGTTTAATAGCAATGTTCATAATTAAAATCAATACTGATTTACGCGTACTTTTATTATCTATCAGATTACTGATGACACGTGATTGTTTTCTATGACAATCAAAAGCTAATTTGTATCATCCACAGCTATGAACTCCTGCATAGTTGATTTCATTTCACGCTAAAGGTTAAGCTTTGAAGTTAAATTAATTCAATAATGAATGTGACAACATGTTAAATATATACATCCAGATAAAAAGAATAATTCAATAACCAACACAGTTGTGGTGACATTGCGGCGCAGAACGTTGGACGTTGATGTCATCTGGAGTTGAGTGAGACATGAATTATTCCTCTTCTGATGGCTGCGTCCATTTGCCATCTGGACCTTTAACGAGGCCCTTGTTCTGTTCCTGCCACCATTTTGGAGGAATTTCATATTTCTCGCGCAATAAATCACAGCTCTTATTAACCAGAGCATGATCTCTTCCACTCCAAGAAAACGGCTGCTTACTTCCAACATACCCGTCCAGTAAATGCAAGTAAAGCTCTAAATTATGAAAGTAGGCAAGATTATGGGTGTGCTGAATGAATGGAGAATTGTTGTGTAAAGGAAGCTCGAAGCCAACATGAAAGTATGTCCACGGAAGCCAATGCAGCAATTTGCTGAGGCATCCCACGTTCTCGTTCATACAAACTCCGGGCACTTTGGGAACCACGTCACGCTTGTTCACAAACCTCAGCACTTTCACTCCAATCTCCTCCACCCGTTTAGCAAACGCAAGATTTCCCACCCGGGGAGAGGCAAAAGCGAAGACGGTGACGGGAATTTGATGAAAATTATGCTTGGTGCAAAGCATTTGTTTGATATCATAAGCGCTCAAGGTTGCAAGAGCAGCTCCTAAGCTGTGTCCCGTAAATGTTATGCTTAAATTGTCCATCTCTTTTTCATAAACTTGAATCAATCGTTCTATCTCTGAGACTACCAAATCTCTGGTGCTGATGTTCACAGTGGCTCCTGCAGCGCCTTGACGGTGACGGACAGTTGAAGTATAGCAGCTCAGGAATCCTCTCTCAATTAGTACTCCATCCGCGAAATGATGCTCTTGGTTTTTGCCTGTCCTCTTGCATCTATAGGATAATCTTGTAGGTACAAGAATATCTCTCAGGTCTTCTATCCATTCTTCAGCAGTCTGAGTTCCTCTCCATGCAATCACTATGTCTCGTCGTCCAAGCCTTCTTATCTCATTTGGATCCGTGCAAACTGCAATAAAACCCAACCAAACACCTTGGTCTTTTGGTTTCTCACCAAAAACTTGATTTAACAGATTAGTATTGGCGTAAACATATTTAGTGACTTGGTAGCCACTTTCAGACATGCCCATCTTATTGAACAGATCTCTTTTACTGTGATAACATGTGCCGTAGTTTTTGGAGTAGCTTTTGCCATCAAATGCGTCGTAACAAAGCTGTGCCAAATTCCCATATCTGAGAGCTTCAGCTTTCAAATTGGGCACCATGGGATCAAGCAAACCATTCCAATTATGGgcaccttgtatatctctccataCGTCACATAGCTGAGGCTGCGTTGAGTTAGTTTGGGAACTGGGTAATAATACAGCATTATCTTCAAGCTGGGGCAATGGAAATACGGCCATTGATTGACTGATAGAAATTAAGGAATCAATCAAATAATTGTGTCTGATTTCTGGGATGTCAAACAATGATCGGCCAGACAAAGCGTTCGAGGATGAATACAAGGTTTAAGACGAGCACCTTATAAATAGAAAATCACGCACTACAATAGCAGACAATCACGCACTACAATAGCAGACAAAGTAGAATTTCAATCTTCCAACCTGAACTTCTTCTTGTTGACGAGAATTGGGCATATAAGGCTTTGACTTCCCTTGTTCTTCCCGCGTTGTTGTTTTCAAACCTAACGTTCAGACACTAGATTAATACTACAGTATTTATTCAAAGACTATAATCAGAAGGTGTCAAGCTCCCCCACACAGATTGCAATATATTTTTTCAGCCGCCTTCACATCATGTATCTCGTGAATTTCCATCGCCACACTCAGATTGTCTGGCCAGGGGTTCCTAACTTTCAAATTAGCAAAACCCATGACCGCTATTTCTTTGTATCAATGCAAACTGCGCATTTTCtaacattttaatatttaaaaggaaAGATCATAAATTTGTGTGTTAAGATCTTGTTTAGGTATAAAACTGGTATCAAAAAGTTTGACAGGGATTTCCTAATTTTCTTGAATGTAAAAGTGAACATTTTTCAAAGGGGCATTTGTAACTTGGGTAAGAACAAGCTATAAATAAACCGACAGAAATGTTGTTTATGTCAAGGTGTGGAAAGTAATTAAGGATGGACTCAGATCATGCGTGGTTTTAAGATAGACACATCTCACATGACACATGATATAAAAAAGATCCTTTTCGCTCCATTTTATCTAGGTTGATGtcaaattttgtgattttatatgttgaaatcacatattttgattgtggtgttttatgttttaaaaaacatgtctatgtttggatatctgtgtttacatttattgatgaagtatttgagATATTTATAAGAGAACTCCATTAATTCAGTTTTATATCTTCCTACACATCTATTATTCGTTAACCCAACTCTAGATTAGGATTTtctaaaaaaatgtgaaaaaatatcTAACTAATTCAAGTCAAGTGTTAACCTTGTATCATTTGTCActttctttataatttttaaaatctttgtGAGCTTAAAATCTCATGTCCTTGTGTATATAAACTAGTTTGGAGGGCTAAAATTGCAACAAGTTTTACATAGTGGGTCCAAGAATTTGCTAATTTACACAAAATTGATCGACAATTGTtagaaaatcaatcaaacattgtggctCACCTTGAATTGCGAATAATATGGCAACCATATTTGATGGGTAGAAGTGTAGATCCCTTAGGGATTTGTATTGACTTTATGgaatcattgtattttttttctaagtgtatccTTTTGCTTGTGAAATCCAATAGAGAGGTCTGTTTTAAAATCAATTTGTTGATCGATGGTCATCCCCAAACTTGCCATACTTAATACTTGCAAATGTGGTTGCAACTTTAGGTTTCCATCACCGATCATCTTGATTGCATTTTCAATCAAATAATTCATTTCCGCGGGATAGTAAATTATTCCTATAAAAATTGAAATACATATGAAAACTATTACGCAATGAATGTAAACTATAAAACTTTACCTTATGAAGCAGACATTGCAAATGAAGTTGAAACAATAATACCTATTTAACCATGTATAATTAATGTTGAAGATACAACATAGTTGTTTCCAAGATGAATTAATTTTTTGAAGTGTAATACATTTAGATAGGTTATACATATTTTTTGAATAATACATGTCAATTTTCTTGTTTTGATGTTTTACAACAAGATAATGTCTTATGGAAGTTTACACTCTACATAATTAGAAAGAATGAATGGTGGTGAGTAAAAAGGGATACAAAATATGAGCAATATTCTATACGACTTGTAAAATGCCAATAATCtaaaaataacatttatttttacaaacataaatataaatgtGGATTAGAATGAGTGAATTAAAGATTTTTTAGTTATTACTAAGCTAAAAAATTATAATGAATTTATGTAAAATGGTAATAATTATTGATATAAACATATAGTTCCTATTATTGGTTTAGTTATGATTGATTAAAGCAAGATAGGCCTGGACCTCTTACATAACCACTATAAAGAAGCTACTTGAAGACAGAGGACCAGAGGAGGTCATACGGGCCCCACTAGGTAAGGTTGAAGCCAAATGAAACTTATAAAGTCTTAGAATTAAACCCTGGTGAAGAGGGAGAGTGTTCTTGGAAACCACCGACTGAGATAAGGAGGAgcaaatccataattttttttaaaatttagctcCTATTATTGGTGTAGTAAAAATATTAGTTAGAACTTTTATTATGTGCCAACA harbors:
- the LOC131861601 gene encoding phospholipase A1-Igamma1, chloroplastic-like, which encodes MAVFPLPQLEDNAVLLPSSQTNSTQPQLCDVWRDIQGAHNWNGLLDPMVPNLKAEALRYGNLAQLCYDAFDGKSYSKNYGTCYHSKRDLFNKMGMSESGYQVTKYVYANTNLLNQVFGEKPKDQGVWLGFIAVCTDPNEIRRLGRRDIVIAWRGTQTAEEWIEDLRDILVPTRLSYRCKRTGKNQEHHFADGVLIERGFLSCYTSTVRHRQGAAGATVNISTRDLVVSEIERLIQVYEKEMDNLSITFTGHSLGAALATLSAYDIKQMLCTKHNFHQIPVTVFAFASPRVGNLAFAKRVEEIGVKVLRFVNKRDVVPKVPGVCMNENVGCLSKLLHWLPWTYFHVGFELPLHNNSPFIQHTHNLAYFHNLELYLHLLDGYVGSKQPFSWSGRDHALVNKSCDLLREKYEIPPKWWQEQNKGLVKGPDGKWTQPSEEE